The Arachis ipaensis cultivar K30076 chromosome B03, Araip1.1, whole genome shotgun sequence region TCAaggaatttcaaaaaataaaaatcctatAGCAGAGGTTACTTGTACACAAATGAGTTTTTAAGATATAGGAGAAGAGCCCATGATAACATAATTGTTTGAGCCTGAATGGTATGAGATTAGAGGAAAAGCAAAAGAAATGAGATTAATGCAAGTGATATTAATGCAGGTGTCTACACGGTAGAGATTAATGCAGAACAACAGACAGTATCTGTCACAGGAAATGTCAATCTTTCTACTTTGGTCCGAAAGTTGACCAAATTTAGGAAACATGTAGAGATATTGGATGCAGGTTACAACCAAGAGCAAGTGAACCATGTTAGAGAAAATAACATGAACCAAGCTCAACATATAATTAATGATCACAATGCCTATGAAAACCAATATCTGATTCCCAAGTTTGGCAGGGATCAATCGGAAGCTGAATGGTATCTTAATAAGCATAACGGTACCAGAGATGTGGAAAGGGTGATGATCAATCAACATTTGGCGGAACCATTGTTTATGGATCATGTCAACAATATTACCAACCAAGGTTTCAGTAGAGTGAATGAAAATCCCACATCAGAGAGCATGAATTTTCAACAGTATAATACTTATCATTCTCATTTGGG contains the following coding sequences:
- the LOC107633763 gene encoding uncharacterized protein LOC107633763; this translates as MSTTQYELLNIETYVLRVHMNCQGCMNKVRKVLSKIKGVYTVEINAEQQTVSVTGNVNLSTLVRKLTKFRKHVEILDAGYNQEQVNHVRENNMNQAQHIINDHNAYENQYLIPKFGRDQSEAEWYLNKHNGTRDVERVMINQHLAEPLFMDHVNNITNQGFSRVNENPTSESMNFQQYNTYHSHLGSQEWAWNHLAASPIGVHDQQLFPIANSYHPSKAIQQCYHNHLPYEINFY